Proteins encoded within one genomic window of Oryza glaberrima chromosome 12, OglaRS2, whole genome shotgun sequence:
- the LOC127758009 gene encoding aspartic proteinase nepenthesin-1-like, producing the protein MARKLFVLVLIMCSTTALITCTNGGAGDGGEGLHMKLTHVDAKGNYTAEELVRRAVAAGKQRLAFLDAAMAGGGDGGGVGAPVRWATLQYVAEYLIGDPPQRAEALIDTGSDLVWTQCSTCLRKVCARQALPYYNSSASSTFAPVPCAARICAANDDIIHYCDLAAGCSVIAGYGAGVVAGTLGTEAFAFQSGTAELAFGCVTFTRIVQGALHGASGLIGLGRGRLSLVSQTGATKFSYCLTPYFHNNGATGHLFVGASASLGGHGDVMTTQFVKGPKGSPFYYLPLIGLTVGETRLPIPATVFDLREVAPGLFSGGVIIDSGSPFTSLVHDAYDALASELAARLNGSLVAPPPDADDGALCVARRDVGRVVPAVVFHFRGGADMAVPAESYWAPVDKAAACMAIASAGPYRRQSVIGNYQQQNMRVLYDLANGDFSFQPADCSAL; encoded by the coding sequence ATGGCGCGAAAGCTGTTCGTTCTCGTGCTCATCATGTGTTCGACCACCGCCCTAATTACTTGCAccaatggcggcgccggcgacggaggcgaaGGGCTCCACATGAAGCTCACCCACGTCGACGCCAAGGGCAACTACACCGCGGAGGAGCTCGTgcggcgcgccgtcgccgccggcaagcAGCGGCTGGCCTTCCTGGACGCcgcgatggccggcggcggcgacggcggcggcgtgggcgcgccCGTCCGCTGGGCGACGCTGCAGTACGTCGCCGAGTACCTCATCGGCGACCCGCCGCAGCGCGCGGAGGCGCTCATCGACACCGGCAGCGACCTCGTCTGGACGCAGTGCTCCACCTGCCTCCGCAAGGTGTGTGCCAGGCAGGCGCTGCCGTACTACaactcgtcggcgtcgagcacCTTCGCGCCGGTGCCGTGCGCGGCGAGGATCTGCGCCGCCAACGACGACATCATCCACTACTGCGatctcgccgccggctgctcggTCATCGCCGGCTacggcgccggcgtcgtcgccggcacgcTCGGCACCGAGGCGTTCGCGTTCCAGTCGGGAACGGCggagctcgccttcgggtgcgTGACCTTCACGCGGATCGTCCAGGGCGCGCTCCATGGCGCCTCCGGCCTCATCGGCctcggccgcggccgcctctcGCTGGTGTCGCAGACCGGCGCCACCAAGTTCTCCTACTGCCTCACCCCTTACTTCCACAACAACGGCGCCACCGGCCACCTGTTCGTCGGCGCGTCGGCGAGCTtgggcggccatggcgacgtgATGACCACGCAGTTCGTGAAGGGCCCCAAGGGCTCCCCGTTCTACTACCTCCCCCTCATCGGCCTCACCGTCGGGGAGACGAGGCTGCCGATCCCGGCCACGGTGTTCGACCTCCGGGAGGTCGCCCCGGGGCTCTTCTCCGGCGGCGTCATCATCGACTCCGGCTCGCCTTTCACGTCGCTCGTCCACGACGCGTACGACGCGCTGGCGTCAGAGCTGGCGGCGCGGCTGAACGGCAGCctcgtggcgccgccgccggacgccgaCGATGGCGCGCTGTgcgtggcgcggcgcgacgTGGGCAGGGTGGTGCCGGCGGTGGTGTTCCActtccgcggcggcgcggacatGGCGGTGCCGGCGGAGAGCTACTGGGCGCCGGTggacaaggcggcggcgtgcatgGCGATCGCCAGCGCGGGGCCGTACCGGAGGCAGAGCGTGATCGGCAACTACCAGCAGCAGAACATGCGCGTGCTCTACGACCTCGCCAATGGCGACTTCTCCTTCCAGCCTGCCGACTGCAGCGCGCTCTGA
- the LOC127756991 gene encoding uncharacterized protein LOC127756991, producing MVGSRICSPQNHLPTPHLLAAAAGGGRGTTTEAHMLGTTAAQPTSRRGGLSTPRTRHGFGCGVDKMNRLRLAIPSASKNVSRCGKLAICRAQSEDSKGGGGFLTGFLIGGAIFGTLGYVFAPQISKTLDSLLDENGQDSESDEHGLVKPRYGRYYDEGLEKTRQTLGDKISQLNLAIDKAASRLKRVAGNVEKEAINDESEIEISSFNDNELVAENLNEQGFVQGETAT from the exons ATGGTGGGCAGTAGAATCTGCTCCCCTCAAAATCACCTCCCCACcccccacctcctcgccgccgccgccggaggggggagggggacgaCGACGGAGGCGCACATGCTGGGCACGACGGCCGCGCAGCCGACGAGCAGGCGGGGCGGGCTCTCCACACCTC GCACGAGGCATGGATTTGGGTGCGGCGTCGACAAGATGAATCGTCTGCGGTTGGCGATTCCCTCCGCTTCAAAGAATGTGAGCCGCTGTGGGAAGCTTGCTATCTGCAGAGCACAAAG TGAAGATTCTAAAGGTGGGGGAGGATTCTTGACTGGATTTCTTATAGGGGGCGCAATCTTCGGAACATTGGGATATGTCTTTGCTCCTCAG ATCAGCAAGACGCTAGATTCTTTATTAGATGAAAATGGACAAGACAGTGAATCTGATGAACATGGCCTTGTAAAGCCACGGTATGGTCGATATTATGATGAAGGTTTAGAG AAAACCCGTCAAACACTGGGCGACAAGATAAGCCAACTAAACTTGGCAATTGACAAAGCTGCCTCCCGGTTGAAGCGCGTTGCTGGCAATGTGGAAAAGGAAGCTATTAATGATGAATCAGAA ATCGAAATATCTTCATTCAACGATAATGAGCTTGTGGCGGAAAACTTGAACGAGCAAGGATTTGTGCAAGGTGAAACAGCAACGTAG
- the LOC127756990 gene encoding BTB/POZ domain-containing protein NPY4-like: protein MKYMKLGSKPDVFQTEGNNIRFVATELATDIVIIVGEVKFYLHKFPLLSKSSRLQTLVASTNEESNDEIDISDIPGGPAAFEICAKFCYGMIVTLNAYNVLAARCAAEYLEMFETIDKGNLIYKIDVFLSSSIFRTWKDSIIVLQTTKSLLPWSENLKVINHCVDSIATKASIDPSEVEWSYTYNRRKLPSENGLDSHWNGVRKQQMVPRDWWVEDLCDLEMCLYKKVIMAIKAKGRISSEVIGEALRAYAHRRLFSSLESAVSNGLDCTRHSAALETIISLLPSEEGSVPCSFLLKLLRASCLLGSDEACRDNLTKRIGAKLDEASVSDLLIPANSDEAAMYNVDMISAMLEEFMAQHHEDDDGAKLQEDDDQEAMDGDDDNLNGVSRSSKLAIAKLVDGYLAEIAKDPNLPLSKFIALTEMVPLATRPVHDGLYRAIDMYLKEHPGLTKGEKKRLCGLMDCKKLSPEASMHAVQNERLPLRVVVQVLFFEQVRAASSASAAAAADMPPAARSLLPREQDGNSYGSSRSTATEDDQWAPPPPTTSVDVTSFRSMSLANNKNGGVSGGGGDQAACKKPPPSSASAKGSGGGGLMPKKILSKLWSGKASSGENSSSDTSESPGEETRSTPSRNTRHSVS, encoded by the exons ATGAAGTATATGAAGCTTGGATCAAAGCCAGATGTGTTTCAGACAGAGGGAAACAATATCAG GTTTGTCGCAACTGAGTTGGCAACGGACATCGTAATCATTGTAGGGGAAGTGAAGTTTTATCTTCACAAG TTCCCTCTTTTGTCGAAGAGTTCGCGATTGCAAACATTGGTGGCATCGACAAACGAAGAGAGCAACGACGAAATAGACATCTCCGACATCCCGGGGGGACCTGCAGCATTCGAGATCTGTGCCAAGTTCTGCTATGGCATGATCGTCACCCTCAACGCGTACAACGTCCTCGCAGCCCGCTGCGCAGCCGAGTATCTTGAGATGTTCGAGACGATCGACAAGGGGAACCTCATCTACAAGATCGATGTGTTCCTGTCCTCAAGCATATTCAGAACCTGGAAGGACTCCATCATCGTTCTTCAGACAACCAAGTCACTGCTGCCATGGTCGGAGAACCTCAAGGTGATCAACCACTGCGTCGATTCGATCGCGACGAAGGCCTCCATCGATCCGTCAGAGGTTGAGTGGTCATACACCTACAACAGGAGGAAGCTACCGTCGGAGAACGGCCTCGACTCGCACTGGAACGGCGTAAGGAAGCAGCAGATGGTGCCCAGAGACTGGTGGGTAGAGGATCTCTGTGACCTTGAGATGTGCCTGTACAAGAAGGTCATCATGGCCATCAAGGCCAAGGGGAGAATCAGCAGTGAGGTGATTGGTGAGGCACTGAGGGCTTATGCTCACAGGAGGCTGTTCAGCTCACTGGAAAGTGCTGTCAGCAATGGGCTTGACTGCACAAGGCACTCTGCAGCTCTTGAGACCATCATCTCCCTGCTTCCATCTGAGGAAGGTTCAGTCCCATGCTCTTTCCTCCTTAAGCTTCTCAGAGCCTCATGCTTGTTGGGATCAGATGAGGCATGCCGCGACAATCTTACGAAGAGGATCGGCGCGAAGCTGGATGAGGCTTCGGTCTCGGACCTCCTTATCCCCGCTAACTCCGACGAGGCCGCCATGTACAATGTGGACATGATCTCGGCGATGCTGGAGGAGTTCATGGCGCAGCACCACGAGGACGATGATGGCGCCAAGCTACAAGAGGATGATGATCAGGAAGCCATGGATGGTGATGATGACAACCTGAATGGTGTCTCCCGCAGCTCGAAGCTCGCGATCGCGAAGCTGGTTGATGGGTATCTGGCTGAGATTGCGAAGGACCCCAACCTCCCACTCTCGAAGTTCATCGCCCTCACTGAGATGGTTCCCCTCGCAACTCGGCCCGTGCACGACGGGCTATACCGCGCCATCGACATGTATCTCAAG GAGCATCCGGGTTTAAcgaagggggagaagaagaggctgTGCGGGCTGATGGACTGCAAGAAGCTGTCGCCGGAGGCGAGCATGCACGCCGTGCAGAACGAGCGCCTCCCGCTCCGCGTCGTCGTGCAGGTCCTCTTCTTCGAGCAGGTCcgggcggcgtcgtcggcgtcggcggcggcggccgccgacatGCCGCCGGCAGCGCGCTCCCTCCTCCCCAGGGAGCAGGACGGCAACTCGTACGGCAGctcgaggtcgacggcgaccgaGGACGACcagtgggcgccgccgccgccgacgacgtccgTCGACGTCACCTCCTTCCGGTCGATGAGCCTCGCCAACAACAAGAACGGcggcgtctccggcggcggcggcgatcaggCCGCCTGcaagaagccgccgccgtcgtcggcgtcagcgaaggggagcggcggcggcgggctgatGCCGAAGAAGATACTGAGCAAGCTGTGGTCTGGCAAGGCGAGCAGCGGCGAGAACAGCAGCTCCGACACGTCGGAGAGTCCCGGCGAGGAGACGAGGTCGACGCCGTCGCGGAACACGAGGCATTCGGTGTCCTAG